In Pseudomonas sp. LRP2-20, the genomic window GTTCGCCTTGCTCTGCAGCCTGTACCTGACCCGGCCACTGACCTGGCTTCGCGAGGCCATGGGCCAGGTTGCCCAGGGCCGCTTCGACGTGCGTGTGCGCCCGCGCCTGGGGCGTCGGCGCGACGAAATCGTCGAGCTGGCCGAAGACTGCGACCGCATGGCCGGGCAGCTCAAGGCGCTGGTCGAAGCACAGCAGCAGTTGCTGCACGACATCTCCCACGAATTGCGCTCGCCGCTGACCCGTCTGCATGTGGCCATCGGGCTGCTGCGTCAGCAGCCCGAACGGGAAGAGATGCTCGGGCGTATCGAGCGCGAATCCCGGCGCATGGATGACCTGATCGAGCAATTGCTGACCCTGGCGCGGGTACAGTCGCAGCAAGGCCAAAGCGAGCAGGGGGAGCTGGATGCCGTCGAGGTGCTGGCGCAGATCGTCGAGGATGCCCGTTTCGAGGCGGGCATGAAGCAGGCGCAGGTCAGCTTGCAGGGCGCTGGCACCTTCGTCACCCGTGGCCATGAGGAGTTGCTGTACCGCGCCTTCGAAAACGTGATCCGCAATGCAGTGCGCTATACCGCGCCGGGCAGCGAGGTGCGTGTCGAGGCGGTGCTGGTGGGCGGCGGGGAGCAGTTGCAGGTGCATATCGTCGACCAGGGGCCGGGCGTGGAACCGGCTCGCCTGCAAAGCATCTTCGAGCCGTTCGATCGAGGCGGGCAAAGCGGCGCCGATGGTTTCGGCCTGGGCCTGGCCATCGCCCGCCGCGCCATCGGGCTGCACCAGGGCAGTATCAGCGCGAAGGCGGGCGAGGCGGGGGGCTTGAGCGTGGCGATCAGGTTGCCGCGGTCGGGGTGATTGTGCCGGTCTTGAGTATTTTGGGGTGGCATGAATCGAGCGCCGCCCGCGCGGCGCATCGCGAGCTGCGCTCGCTCCTACGTTTGTTTCGGGCCAATTATTTCTGGGGGATTTGCGCGCGAACGCCTTGGCGCATGGCGCGATATCCCGTCGTATAAACCAGGCGGTCGCGCGCGTCTGTCACAGGCGTTACTGGCCCAAAACAAACGTAGGAGCGAGCGCAGCTCGCGATGCGCCGCGCGGGCGGCGCTCGATCTCCCAGGCGCTGAAAATGCCCCGCCGTACACCTTGAAGCCATCAATCCATTCACCCCGAGCCCAACCTGAACCCCTCGATACCCCGCCCAAGCGCCAGCGCCTGGCCATGCAACACCCGCATCAGATGCAGCGCCGACTGCGACGGCGGCTCGAAGCGCGAGTAAACGAAGCTGATATCGAAATGTATCTCGTCAACCAGCGGCACCACATGCAAACCGCTGTCCTGGGCAACGAACTCGTCGATCACGCTGATGCCCATGCCCTGCTTGACCAACGCCACCGCCTCGTTGGCATTGGTGAACGACAGCAGCGAATCAAGCTGCAAACCGCGCTGCTCGATATGCCCCGCCAACAGCTGGCCGAACGGCATGTCCGGGCGGAACAGCAGCAACGCATGGCCCTGCAGCTGTTGCAGGGTCAATGAAGGCTGCTGCGCCAAGGCATGCCCGGCCGGCATCACCACCACCATGCGCCCGCGCATGAATGCCTGCGAATGCAGGTGGTCGTGCACTACCGGCAACGCGGCAATCGACAGGTCGACCTTCTTCGACAGGATCTGGTTGGGCATCTCGTGCATCAGCGAGGTCTGCCATTCGATCTGCAGTGACGGCGATTCACGCTTGAGCTGGGCCAGTGCCGTGGGGATCACCACCGTCGACAGCGAGGCGCTGCAGGAAATGCGCAGCTTGCGCTGGCCTCCCGCAGCCAGTGACAGCGCGCATTCGTTGACCTGTAGCGCGGCCTGATACACCCGTTCGACCTCACGATAAAGGATCTGCGCTTCGGCGGTGGGTACCAGTCGGTTGTTGATGCGCTCGAACAATCGGTAGGCCAGGCGCCCTTCGATGTAGCCGATCAGCTTGCTCACCGCCGGCTGCGAGACATACAGCAGCTTCGCGGCAGCACTGATCGAGCCGGTGAGCATGACAGCCCGGAACACCTCCATGTGCCGCAGCTTGAACACCATGGCACTGCCCTCTGCACTTTCCTGACCAGCCTGCATGAGTATTACCTTCGGTTATGGTCTTCGTCATCTGTGTATGAGCGCTGTGCAGCCGCCCGCAGTATCGTGAGCCCAGGCAAATCGCCCTGGCGGCGAACAATAACAAGATCTGCAGGCAAGCGCAGTGGCGCTTGAAGGAACCGCACTTGAACATCTACGACGAACCCAAGATCGACTGCCATAACCATCTGTTTGACCCCGCACGCTTCGCTTACC contains:
- a CDS encoding LysR family transcriptional regulator, which translates into the protein MQAGQESAEGSAMVFKLRHMEVFRAVMLTGSISAAAKLLYVSQPAVSKLIGYIEGRLAYRLFERINNRLVPTAEAQILYREVERVYQAALQVNECALSLAAGGQRKLRISCSASLSTVVIPTALAQLKRESPSLQIEWQTSLMHEMPNQILSKKVDLSIAALPVVHDHLHSQAFMRGRMVVVMPAGHALAQQPSLTLQQLQGHALLLFRPDMPFGQLLAGHIEQRGLQLDSLLSFTNANEAVALVKQGMGISVIDEFVAQDSGLHVVPLVDEIHFDISFVYSRFEPPSQSALHLMRVLHGQALALGRGIEGFRLGSG
- a CDS encoding ATP-binding protein, with the protein product MMRRRLFWKLFLAFWLANSLTFLVGAGAFMLNDLRGDTPGLRSMLATELNLLHRYGEQAGRQYLQVSPQPPDVQVGLYDGTGHLLAGRAVDTPRFERALLDEGGQALVLRASVATRLDEAPPPRGMGPLLTGTLMSAVFALLCSLYLTRPLTWLREAMGQVAQGRFDVRVRPRLGRRRDEIVELAEDCDRMAGQLKALVEAQQQLLHDISHELRSPLTRLHVAIGLLRQQPEREEMLGRIERESRRMDDLIEQLLTLARVQSQQGQSEQGELDAVEVLAQIVEDARFEAGMKQAQVSLQGAGTFVTRGHEELLYRAFENVIRNAVRYTAPGSEVRVEAVLVGGGEQLQVHIVDQGPGVEPARLQSIFEPFDRGGQSGADGFGLGLAIARRAIGLHQGSISAKAGEAGGLSVAIRLPRSG